The Pseudomonas baetica genome includes a region encoding these proteins:
- a CDS encoding GNAT family N-acetyltransferase yields the protein MEETITYRVATAADALTLCELGQLLNVVHHAARPDIYAAATEDFSRDLPHWSGVFDKPDQVAFIAHVNEKAAAFITATLSSSKPPLMQPQKVVRIGSVCVAERFSGKGIGRALIQRVRDWAIEHDAQDLRLTVWPFNERAARMYAEFGFEERAVEMGMRLA from the coding sequence ATGGAAGAAACCATCACTTATCGAGTCGCCACCGCCGCCGATGCACTGACCCTGTGCGAGCTGGGCCAATTGCTCAACGTGGTGCACCACGCTGCTCGCCCCGACATCTACGCCGCCGCCACCGAAGACTTTTCCCGCGACCTGCCGCACTGGTCAGGGGTTTTCGACAAGCCGGATCAGGTCGCCTTCATTGCGCACGTCAACGAAAAGGCTGCCGCGTTCATCACCGCTACCCTGTCGTCGAGCAAGCCACCACTGATGCAGCCGCAAAAAGTCGTTCGCATCGGATCGGTGTGTGTGGCGGAACGGTTTTCCGGCAAAGGCATTGGTCGCGCGCTGATTCAGCGCGTCAGAGACTGGGCGATTGAACATGATGCACAGGACTTGCGGCTGACGGTCTGGCCGTTCAATGAACGCGCGGCGCGCATGTACGCAGAGTTTGGTTTCGAGGAACGGGCCGTCGAGATGGGTATGCGTCTGGCATGA
- a CDS encoding SAM-dependent methyltransferase encodes MNSSAANPADKFDTSRANEYARQSRIALAGYDACHDLAACMLAASLGQSRSAKILVVGAGGTAQEIIAMAALEPGWRFTAVDPSEPMLQAATQSLQANGLLDRTEVRLGHVDDLPADELFDAATLIGVLHHLNGDGPKSDILRSIQARLKPGAPLIVAGNHYAYASQPLLLAAWGQRWRQQGASADEVEAKLGKILQGADPPHSEAAVQALLHEAGFGDATRFFSSLFWGAWLTCKAL; translated from the coding sequence TTGAACTCATCCGCCGCCAACCCCGCCGATAAATTCGACACCTCCCGCGCCAACGAATACGCCAGGCAAAGCCGCATCGCTCTGGCCGGTTATGACGCTTGTCACGATCTGGCGGCATGTATGTTGGCTGCCAGTCTCGGCCAGTCGCGCTCGGCAAAAATACTGGTCGTCGGTGCTGGCGGCACCGCGCAGGAAATCATCGCAATGGCCGCGCTGGAGCCGGGTTGGCGGTTCACGGCGGTTGATCCTTCCGAGCCGATGCTGCAGGCGGCGACGCAGTCATTGCAGGCTAACGGATTGCTCGACAGAACCGAGGTGCGCCTTGGGCACGTTGATGACTTGCCAGCTGACGAGTTATTCGATGCGGCAACGTTGATTGGAGTGCTTCACCATCTGAATGGCGACGGGCCGAAGAGCGATATTCTGCGATCGATTCAGGCTCGCCTGAAGCCGGGTGCGCCGCTGATCGTCGCGGGCAATCACTACGCTTATGCCAGCCAACCGTTATTGCTGGCGGCATGGGGGCAGCGCTGGCGGCAGCAGGGCGCCAGTGCGGACGAGGTGGAGGCCAAGCTTGGCAAGATTCTTCAGGGCGCCGATCCGCCGCATTCCGAGGCGGCGGTTCAGGCGTTGTTGCATGAGGCCGGGTTTGGTGATGCGACGCGGTTTTTCAGCAGTCTGTTCTGGGGGGCGTGGCTGACGTGTAAAGCGCTCTGA
- a CDS encoding DUF2986 domain-containing protein — translation MNRQKKLQQLFKEKAKKANAKLAPKKPKYISKAERAKLEAEAAASTESPATAD, via the coding sequence ATGAACCGCCAGAAAAAACTGCAGCAGTTGTTCAAGGAAAAAGCCAAAAAGGCCAACGCAAAACTGGCGCCGAAAAAGCCGAAGTACATCAGTAAGGCCGAGCGGGCCAAACTGGAGGCAGAGGCGGCAGCATCGACCGAGAGCCCGGCAACCGCTGATTAA
- a CDS encoding bleomycin resistance protein — protein sequence MFERNKLVPELMVSQLDESLAFWVSCLGFNIAYQRREEGFAYLNLNGAQVMLEQIDPHANQWLTAALDKPFGRGINLQIDVEAVAPVIRRLGEAGFSLYRTCQDTWYRADKVEVGQREFIVQDPDGYLVRLVERLGERPVS from the coding sequence ATGTTCGAACGCAACAAACTGGTACCCGAATTAATGGTTAGCCAACTGGATGAGAGCCTGGCCTTCTGGGTGTCTTGCCTGGGATTCAACATTGCTTACCAACGTCGCGAAGAGGGCTTTGCCTACCTGAACCTCAATGGAGCTCAAGTCATGCTGGAACAGATTGATCCGCACGCCAATCAATGGCTGACCGCTGCGCTGGACAAACCTTTTGGCAGAGGTATCAACCTGCAGATTGACGTTGAGGCCGTCGCCCCCGTCATTCGCAGGCTTGGCGAAGCAGGGTTTTCACTTTACCGAACATGCCAGGACACCTGGTATCGGGCGGACAAGGTAGAAGTGGGTCAACGCGAATTCATCGTCCAGGATCCAGACGGTTATCTTGTAAGGCTGGTCGAGCGTTTGGGTGAGCGGCCAGTCAGCTGA
- a CDS encoding transposase: MMGQLSSGQERLFYSFNLEDHIPANHLLRSIDQCLDLSDLRHYLADFYSPIGRPSIDPELMIRMLIVGYCYGIRSERRLCEEAHLNLAYRWFCRLSLEDEVPNHSTFSKNRHGRFRDSDLFRWLFNEVLRRCMDAGLVKGEGFAVDASIIKADASRQRGVPGDEQVNWSDPSLTTRAVREYLEALDEEALAETLPKRLSLTDPQARWTAAPGGPAFYAYSTNYLIDTEHGVIMDVEPTPAHRTAEVESTKTMIERVEALFDIKPERLIGDTAYGTAPMLAWMVEEKDIEPHVPVWDKTERKNDSFSSNDFHWNEEAEEYRCPAGNPLRSEWRAFKNERSHVTKANTIIFRSRQTDCATCPMKAKCCPNTAFRKIARSVHEAARDVARRIAATPAYQRSRHERKKVEMLFAHLKRILKLDRLRLRGMSGATDEFTLAAAVQNLRRLAKFSSQGPPVTG; encoded by the coding sequence ATGATGGGACAGTTATCGAGTGGGCAGGAGCGGCTGTTTTACTCGTTCAACCTTGAAGATCACATCCCAGCCAATCATCTTCTGCGCAGCATTGATCAGTGTCTCGATCTGAGTGACCTGCGCCATTACCTCGCCGATTTCTATAGCCCGATTGGACGTCCGTCGATTGATCCTGAACTGATGATCCGCATGCTGATCGTCGGCTACTGCTATGGCATCCGCTCCGAACGACGGTTGTGCGAAGAGGCCCATTTGAACCTGGCGTATCGCTGGTTCTGCCGGTTGAGCCTTGAAGATGAAGTGCCCAACCACTCGACCTTTTCCAAAAATCGACACGGCCGTTTTCGGGACAGTGATCTGTTTCGCTGGTTGTTCAATGAAGTGCTGCGTCGTTGCATGGACGCAGGCTTGGTCAAAGGTGAAGGCTTTGCCGTGGACGCCAGCATCATCAAGGCGGATGCGAGTCGGCAGCGCGGCGTACCGGGAGATGAACAGGTCAACTGGAGCGATCCATCCCTGACCACTCGCGCCGTGCGTGAGTATCTTGAGGCGCTCGATGAAGAGGCTCTGGCCGAAACGCTACCGAAGCGCCTGTCGCTGACGGATCCTCAGGCCCGTTGGACCGCTGCTCCAGGCGGCCCAGCTTTCTACGCTTACTCCACGAATTATCTGATCGATACCGAGCACGGCGTGATCATGGATGTGGAACCCACACCGGCTCATCGAACCGCAGAAGTCGAGAGCACCAAGACGATGATCGAACGGGTCGAAGCGCTGTTCGACATCAAGCCGGAACGCCTCATTGGCGACACCGCTTACGGTACCGCGCCGATGCTGGCCTGGATGGTGGAGGAAAAAGACATCGAGCCGCATGTGCCGGTGTGGGACAAAACTGAGCGCAAGAACGACAGCTTTTCGAGTAACGATTTCCACTGGAATGAAGAGGCCGAGGAATACCGCTGCCCAGCCGGCAACCCATTGCGCAGCGAATGGCGAGCCTTCAAAAACGAGCGTTCACACGTCACCAAAGCCAACACCATCATCTTCCGATCCCGGCAGACCGATTGCGCTACGTGTCCGATGAAAGCCAAGTGCTGCCCGAACACTGCGTTCCGCAAGATCGCTCGCAGCGTCCATGAAGCCGCTCGCGATGTGGCTCGGCGCATTGCAGCAACGCCGGCATATCAGCGCTCTCGCCACGAACGTAAAAAGGTCGAAATGTTGTTTGCCCACCTCAAGCGCATCCTGAAATTGGATCGCCTGCGGCTACGTGGCATGAGTGGCGCGACGGATGAATTCACGCTGGCCGCTGCGGTGCAGAACCTGCGACGGCTGGCCAAATTTTCATCTCAAGGGCCACCAGTCACGGGATAG
- a CDS encoding VOC family protein, with protein sequence MDLKFSHVDVLVNHLEDACVYYAQILNANISKTQIWQRGGLHVRYAVAMIGQERFMLVQPLEGNLKTLLDTVGEGMIYRHCYTTPDIEKAYDDLLIAGVQPEDENGNPLTRQHLQSPSGTRIIWLPKRFGHFSIEILEEKSLEAFIAGAFA encoded by the coding sequence ATGGATCTGAAGTTCAGTCACGTCGATGTGCTGGTCAACCATCTCGAGGACGCATGTGTCTACTACGCACAGATCCTCAACGCCAACATCTCCAAAACCCAGATATGGCAACGCGGCGGCCTGCATGTGCGCTATGCGGTCGCGATGATCGGGCAAGAGCGTTTCATGCTGGTGCAACCGCTTGAAGGCAACTTGAAGACGCTGCTCGATACCGTCGGCGAAGGCATGATTTACCGTCACTGCTACACAACACCGGACATCGAAAAGGCTTATGACGACCTGCTGATCGCCGGCGTGCAGCCCGAAGATGAAAATGGCAATCCCTTGACCCGCCAACACCTGCAATCCCCTTCCGGGACACGGATTATCTGGTTGCCCAAACGCTTCGGTCACTTCTCTATCGAAATTCTGGAAGAGAAGTCGCTGGAAGCGTTTATCGCGGGTGCGTTTGCTTGA
- a CDS encoding DUF6124 family protein, translating to MCKITPNPPETDPASPYESADSRKFHDAAERALDHYLKPAAAISAAPYKPSTMFSVNPETDVESLLANACESLSSASVMLGDVAGHVDGSIRKTLLGIAQVVMLGELAVNRALDRVDVVQ from the coding sequence ATGTGCAAAATAACGCCAAACCCGCCGGAAACCGACCCGGCCTCCCCGTACGAATCAGCCGATTCCAGGAAATTCCACGACGCGGCAGAACGCGCGCTCGACCATTACCTCAAACCTGCGGCAGCGATCAGTGCTGCGCCGTATAAACCCAGCACGATGTTTTCGGTTAATCCAGAGACAGACGTCGAGTCGTTGCTGGCGAATGCCTGCGAATCACTGTCCTCGGCGAGTGTCATGCTCGGGGATGTTGCCGGGCATGTAGATGGGTCGATTCGCAAGACTTTGCTGGGCATTGCGCAGGTGGTGATGCTTGGGGAATTGGCGGTGAATCGGGCTTTGGATAGGGTTGATGTAGTCCAGTAG
- a CDS encoding PLD nuclease N-terminal domain-containing protein, which produces MHIETVWIVLAAVLLLIELWAINRVRKSEGKSNNKGVWIVLIVFVPLFGLIAWAIAGPKHISQNTASHPGR; this is translated from the coding sequence ATGCATATCGAAACCGTGTGGATCGTACTGGCGGCAGTTCTTCTACTGATCGAACTGTGGGCCATCAATCGGGTGCGTAAGAGCGAGGGGAAATCGAACAATAAGGGGGTGTGGATTGTGCTGATTGTGTTTGTGCCGTTGTTCGGGCTGATCGCCTGGGCAATTGCCGGCCCCAAACACATTAGCCAGAACACCGCGTCGCATCCCGGCCGCTAA